A section of the Oreochromis aureus strain Israel breed Guangdong linkage group 22, ZZ_aureus, whole genome shotgun sequence genome encodes:
- the LOC116315023 gene encoding fatty acid-binding protein 10-A, liver basic-like, producing MNFNGTWKVYSEENLEEFLKAIGAPQMIIKMRKEVKPVIIIEQNGKDFTCTMKTPVSTKVQSFSLGKEAEITTLDGRKIKCIVREENGKLIAENDKFTSVREIQGDEMIETITAGSVTFTSRSKRV from the exons ATGAACTTCAACGGCACCTGGAAAGTTTATTCTGAGGAAAACCTTGAGGAGTTTCTCAAAGCCATAG GTGCACCTCAAATGATTATCAAAATGCGTAAGGAAGTGAAACCGGTGATCATCATAGAGCAGAACGGCAAAGACTTCACCTGCACCATGAAGACTCCAGTCTCCACCAAAGTCCAGTCGTTTAGCCTTGGAAAGGAGGCAGAAATAACTACTTTGGATGGAAGGAAGATTAAG TGCATTGTCAGAGAGGAGAACGGGAAGCTGATAGCTGAAAATGACAAGTTCACCTCAGTCAGAGAGATTCAAGGGGATGAAATGATCGAG ACTATCACTGCTGGCTCTGTAACCTTCACCAGCAGGAGCAAACGAGTCTGA
- the LOC116315166 gene encoding Na(+)/H(+) exchanger beta-like — MAPLRRSSTLRLTGLLCLLFLVFFSRGFASHDVVSEKSSGTIQEDSHSQANSTAHEKTFPVLSFNYEHVRTPFEISLWILLALFMKLGFHIIPTVSHIVPESCLLIFVGLLVGGIIKATGEQPPVLDSSLFFLYLLPPIILDAGYFLPMRSFTENIGTILMFAVVGTLWNVFFIGGMMYAVCQIDAAELAHVDLLSCLLFGSIISAVDPVSVLAVFEEIHINELLHILVFGESLLNDAVTVVLYHLFKEFAHEQTITVTGAILGVISFFVVSLGGVMVGVIYGIVGAFTSRFTSYSRVIEPLFVFLYSYMAYLSAEIFHLSGIMSLIACGVIMRPYVEANISHKSYTTVKYFLKMWSSVSDTLIFIFLGVSTVAGPHTWNWTFVIFTVIFCLVSRVLGVIGLTAFINKFRIVKLTKKDQFIIAYGGLRGAIAFSLGFLLDNGEIKNLFLTAIITVIFFTVFVQGMTIRPLVELLAVKKKKESKESINEEIHTQFLDHLLTGIEDICGHYGHHHWKDKLNRFNKTYVKRWLIAGERSTEPQLISFYNKMELKQAMMMVESGSAAKLPTIVSTVSIRNVQTKGAPKPSRAISKSREEEIRRLLRANLQKTRQRLRSYSRYELLNDALEDNISEARFRKQREMERRMSHYLTVPANRQETPPVRKVFFQPEHKVYTYDDSESPRGWASPSCADDVSELKETPEKPDQSSTPRANRDAELKPKEQDDQGDQLKVSRCLSDPGPNPEDDEDSTFLP, encoded by the exons ATGGCTCCACTCCGGAGGAGCTCCACTCTGCGACTGACAGGGTTATTGTGCCTTTTATTTCTCGTTTTCTTCTCTCGTGGCTTCGCGAGTCATGATgttgtttcagaaaaatcaTCCGGAACGATACAAGAGGATTCCCACAGCCAAGCAAACTCCACGGCTCATGAAAAGACTTTCCCCGTCCTCTCCTTCAACTATGAACATGTTAGGACGCCCTTTGAGATCTCTCTGTGGATCCTCCTGGCCCTGTTCATGAAACTTG GATTTCACATCATCCCCACTGTGTCTCACATCGTGCCGGAGAGTTGTCTGCTGATCTTTGTTGGCCTGCTGGTGGGTGGCATCATCAAAGCGACTGGAGAACAACCCCCCGTCCTTGACTCCAGTCTCTTCTTCCTGTACCTGCTGCCTCCTATCATCCTGGATGCGGGCTACTTCCTGCCCATGCGCTCCTTCACCGAGAACATTGGCACCATCCTGATGTTTGCAGTGGTGGGGACACTGTGGAACGTCTTTTTCATCGGTGGGATGATGTACGCCGTCTGTCAGATTGATGCGGCCGAGCTGGCTCACGTGGACCTGCTGTCCTGCCTGCTGTTTGGCTCCATCATCTCGGCCGTGGACCCCGTGTCCGTGCTGGCTGTGTTCGAGGAGATCCACATTAATGAGCTGCTGCACATCCTCGTGTTCGGGGAGTCGCTCCTCAATGATGCCGTCACTGTG GTCCTGTATCACCTGTTCAAGGAATTTGCTCACGAGCAGACGATTACCGTGACCGGCGCCATCCTCGGTGTCATCTCTTTCTTCGTGGTTTCCCTGGGAGGTGTCATGGTGGGCGTCATCTACGGCATCGTGGGAGCTTTTACGTCCCGCTTCACCTCATACTCGCGCGTCATCGAGCCGCTGTTCGTCTTCCTCTACAGCTACATGGCTTACCTCTCAGCGGAGATCTTTCACCTGTCAGGGATCATGTC TTTGATTGCTTGTGGCGTGATTATGCGGCCATATGTTGAGGCCAACATCTCCCACAAGTCTTACACTACCGTCAAATACTTCCTGAAGATGTGGAGCAGTGTGAGCGACACACTCATCTTCATTTTCCTCGGGGTTTCCACAGTGGCAGGTCCTCACACCTGGAACTGGACCTTTGTCATCTTCACGGTGATCTTCTGTCTGGTCTCCAGAGTGCTGG GAGTCATCGGGCTTACGGCCTTCATCAATAAATTCCGTATTGTGAAACTGACCAAAAAGGACCAGTTCATTATTGCCTACGGTGGCCTGCGAGGTGCCATAGCCTTCTCACTGGGGTTCCTGCTGGACAATGGTGAAATCAAGAACTTGTTCCTTACTGCCATCATCACCGTcatcttcttcactgtcttcGTGCAG ggAATGACGATCAGGCCCCTGGTGGAGCTCCTAgctgtgaagaaaaagaaagagagcaaaGAATCAATTAACGAGGAGATCCACACACAG TTCCTGGATCATCTCCTCACAGGAATTGAAGACATCTGTGGTCATTATGGACATCATCACTGGAAGGACAA GCTGAATCGCTTCAATAAGACCTATGTGAAGAGGTGGCTGATCGCAGGAGAACGCTCGACCGAGCCTCAGCTCATCTCCTTCTACAATAAGATGGAGCTGAAACAGGCGATGATGATGGTGGAGAGCGGGAGCGCTGCCAAGCTGCCCACAATTGTGTCGACCGTCTCCATCCG AAACGTTCAGACCAAAGGGGCGCCCAAACCGAGCCGAGCCATCTCAAAGAGTCGTGAGGAGGAGATCAGAAGGCTCCTGCGAGCCAACCTGCAGAAAACCCGACAGAGG ctTCGCTCGTACAGCAGATATGAGCTGCTAAACGACGCGCTCGAGGACAATATAAGCGAGGCTCGCTTCAGGAagcagagggagatggagagaaGG ATGAGTCACTACCTCACGGTCCCTGCAAACCGCCAGGAGACGCCCCCTGTGAGAAAAGTATTTTTTCAACCAG AGCACAAAGTGTACACCTACGATGACAGCGAGAGTCCCCGAGGCTGGgcttctcccagctgtgctgaTGATGTCAGCGAGCTGAAGGAGACCCCCGAGAAGCCCGATCAGAGCAGCACGCCGAGGGCCAACAGGGACGCCGAGCTGAAGCCAAAAGAGCAGGACGACCAAGGGGACCAGCTGAAAGTATCACGCTGCCTCAGTGACCCCGGTCCAAACCCGGAGGATGACGAGGACAGCACCTTCCTGCCATGA